The genomic window TCTTCCTGCGCGGGGCCGTGCGGGAACTCGAGGCGCTGCTGAGGGACCAGCCCGGGCTGCTGGGACCCAAGGTGGGCGATGGGGGGCGATGGGGGGCGATGGGGGCGATGGGGGCGATGGGGGTAATGGCGGGCAAGGGGGGGCAAGGGGGGCAATGGAGCAACGGGGGaaatgggggtaatgggggcaatgggggtaatagggcaatgggggcaatggaggtaatgggggcaatggggggcaatggggggcaataggggcaatgggggcaatgggggtaatggggcaatGGTGGCAATGGtggcaatggggggcaatggcagcaatgggggtaatgggggcaatgggggtaatggggggcaatgggggcaacggggggcaatggggataatggggctatgggggcaatggggcaatgtgggcaatgggggcaatggggcaatgaGGGCAATGGAGGCAATGGaggcaatgggggcaatgggggcaataggggcaatgggggcaagGGGGTAGTGGGGGCAATGGGGCGGGGGGACAGGGACTGAGGGGCGGGGGGTGGAtggagggtttggggtgcttTGGGACAagtttggggtgtttcaggggTGTTTTGGGGCAGGTTTGGAGCAGGTTTGCAGTGCTTTGGGGCAGGTTTGCGGTGctttggggcaggtttggggtgtttcaggggtgctttggggcaggtttggggtgtttgggggcaGATTTGGGTGCATTGGGTCAggtttgggtggtttggggcaggtttgggtgTTGCAGGGGTGCtctggggcaggtttggggtgtTTCGGGGTGCTTTGGGGCAGGTGTGAGTGCtctggggcaggtttggggtgtTTCGGGGCGctttggggcaggtttgggtgctttggggcaggtttggggtgttttggggtgctttggggcaggtttgggtgCTCTGGGGCAGGTTTGGTGTGTTTCGGGGCGctttggggcaggtttgggtgCTTTGGGGCAGGTGTGGGTGTTTCAGGGGTGCTTTGGGGCAGGTgtggggcaggttttggggtgctttggggcaggtttggggaaggttttggggtgctttCGGGCAGGTTTTGGGCAGGTTTGGGTGctttggggcaggtttgggtgTTTCAGGGGTGctttggggcaggtttggggcaggtttgggtgctttggggcaggttttgggCAGGTTTGGGTGCTTTGGGGCAGGTGTGGGTGCtttggggcaggttttgggCAGGTTTGGGTGCTTTGGGGCAGGTGTGGGTGCtttggggcaggttttgggCAGGTTTGGGTGCTTTGGGGCAGGTGTGGGTGCTTTGGCGCAGGTTTGGGTGTTTCAGGGGTGCtttggggcaggttttgggCAGGTTTGGGTGctttggggcaggtttgggtgCTTTGGGGCAGGTGTAGGTGCTTTGGGGCAGGTGTGGGTGCTTTGGGGCAGGTGTGGGGCAGGTGTGGGTGTTTCAGGGGTGCtttggggcaggttttgggCAGGTGTAGGTGCTTTGGGGCAGGTGTGGGGCAGGTTTGGGTGTTTCAAGGGGGGctttggggcaggtttggggcaggttttggggcgctttggggcaggtttggggcaggtttggTGCGTTGGGGCAGGTGTGGGTGTTTCAGGGGTGCTTTGGGGCAAgtgtgggtgctgcaggggtgctttggggcaggttttggggtgctttggGGCAGGTGTGGGTGTTTCAGTGGTGctttggggcaggtttgggtgctttggggcaggtgtggggcaggttttgggatgatttggggcaggtttggggcgctttggggcaggtttgggtgCGTTGGGGCAGGTTCGGGTGCTCCAGGCTGGGTGCCGGGTTGCGCACCCCCCTGGCGCACGCCGCGGGCGCTGCGGGTTCCGGTGCCGGGGTCCCCGCGCGGTGCCCGCGGCATTCCCGGCACCGTTCCCAGGCGCTGCTGGTGTTCCTGGCGCTGTCCCTGTGCCGGGACGAGGTGCGCTGGCTCCTGCGCCACTCCGAGCACGCCCCCAAGCCCAAACCCGCCGAGGACTGCACCGACAGGTAGAGCCGGGGCCGGGGCACCCATGGGCGCAGCCCGAGCCCTCCTCGGTGGGTGCCCGGGGCTCTGAGCGGTGCCTCCGCTCGCAGCCACATCGCGGAGCTGCTGTTCCTCATGGAGCGGCTCCGGGCGCTGGTGCGGAGCCGCGCCGGGCTCCTGCGGCGCTACCACCTCCAGTACCTGGCGCGCTTCGATGCGCTGCTGCTCAGCGAGGTCACCCAGGTAGGGCAGGATGCGGCCCggccccccctccccgggctGTGCCCTGTGTCCTGCCCCTCATCCCGGTGCCCTTCCCGGCCCCACAGAACCTTTCCGTGTGTCCCGAGGAGGAATCCATCATCCTCTCGTCCTTCGTCAGCTCCCTCTCGGCTCTCCCCGTTAATAAGGATGGTACGGACCGGACCGGGGCCCCCCCGGCATGTCCCGATGTCCCCCCCCGGTGTggccctggcactgctggggacCAGTGGTTCCCCCATCAGGGGGCACTGGTGTCCCCCCATGGCATTAGCCGGGCACCGATGTCCCACCATGGCATTACCTGGGCACTGATGTCCCCCCATGGCATTACCTGGGTACCAATGTCCCCCCATGGCATTACCTGGGCACTGATGTCCCCCCCATCACATCCTCACAGTTGGTGACAAGGAGCAGTTTGATTTCACCCCGCTCCGCCTGGATTGGTTCCGGCTTCAGGTGCTGTCGCTGTCCCCCtccttgtccctgtccccatccttgttccatccctgtccccatcccaatCCCCATCCTTGTTCCCATTCATGTGCCAatcttcctcccttccaccGTCCCCATCCCGATCTCTGCCCCCatccccttcctctctccccatcCAGGTCCCTCTCCTTgttcctgtccccatcccaatCTCCATCCTTGTtccatccctgtcccatccccttccctaccactgtccccatcccaatctccatccttggtcccatccctgtccccatctcaATCTCCATCCTTGTtccatccctgtcccatccccttccctaccactgtccccatcccaatctccatccttggtcccatccctgtccccatcccaatCCCCATCCTTGttccatccctgtccccatcccaatCTCCATCCTTGttccatccctgtccccatcccaatctccatccttggtcccatccctgtccccatcccaatCCCCATCCTTGTTCCCATTCATGTGCCAATCTCCTTCCCTTCCACTATTCTCATCCCGATCTCTGTCCCTGTTCTCTTCCTGTCTCCCCATCCCGGTCCCTCTCCTTGTCCCTGTCCCCGTCCcaatccccatccctgtccccactcCTGCCCCATGGCCCCCCAGGCCTACACGAGCGTGGCGAAGGCTCCGCTGCCGCTGGGCTCCAACCCGGACGTGGGTCGTGCCATGAACCTCATCGTGTTCCACACCAAGCTCCTGGACTcgctggaggagctgctggacGAGGTCTCGGACCTCTCCGACCTGTGGTGAGCCTCAGCTCCCATGGCCGGGGGTCCTCaagccacctcctgccccataTCACACATGGGAAGGTGCCCACGTGTGCGGGGTGATGGGATGGAGGTGGCATCCATGGGAGAGGTTGGGTACCATTAGGTGGCATGGACGTGGGGATGGGAATGACACACACATGGCACGGGAGGGATAaatcccttctcctgccccttttgtcccttctcctgccccttttgtcccttctcctgccccctttgtcccttctcctgcccctttgtcccttctcctgcccccttTGTCCCTTCTCTTGCTCCCTTtgtcccttctcctgccccctttgtcccttctcctgccccctttgtcccttctcctgccccctttgtcccttctcctgccccctttgtcccttctcctgcccctttgtcccttctcctgcccctttgtcccttctcctgccccctttgtcccttctcctgcccctttgtcccttctcctgcccctttgtcccttctcctgccccctttgtcccttctcctgcccctctgcagctTCTACCCTCGCACCATGGAGAAGATGTTCCTGATGACACTGGAGGAACCCTCGATGCTCCGCTACAGCAtctccttccccctgctctgcagccacttctcccactgcctgcaccccatGTGCCCCGAGGAGGTGGGTCCTGCCCCCTGCGCGGACGCTGTGGGGTGGCTGGTGGCCTCCGTGTCCTGTGGGGGTTCCATGGTTGTCCCGTTGCAGTATCCCCAGCTGGAGGCCGCGGCGTTGGGGATGTGCAATAAGTTCCTGGAGGAGATGGCCCGTCAGGCCAGCGCGTGTGTCCTGGACGCCTGCGCTGAGCAGCACAACCTCAGCGAGCAGGTAGGGCCATGGCTCCAGGGCCACCAAGGTCTCTGGTCTTTGGGGTCTCCAGGAGCTTCAAGATCTCTGTGGTCTTTGGAGTCTTCGGGGCTTCTGAGGGCTTCATGACCTGAAGTTATCCTTGAGGTCTCCATCACCTTcaggatcatggaatcatagaaccatggaatggtttgggttggaagggaccttaaagctcctccagctccaacctctgccacgggcagggacaccttccactagagcaggttgctccaagcccctgtgtccaacctggccttgaagggatggggcatccaaaCCTTCTCCATTGAACCCATCCCACTGTCCCACCACCCATCTCTGTGAACTTTGGGTCTCCAGGATGTCTGTAGGCTTTGGGTTCTCCATGACCTTTAGAGTCTCCCTGGCCTTTGGGTTCTCCATGGCCTTTGGGGTCTCCATGGCCTTTGGGGTCTCTGTGTCCTCTTGGACCTCTGTGATCTCCATGTCCTCCACTGAgacagcagaggggaagaactGGCAGGTTCCCCCCTAATTCGACCTCGGGGATGGTCACCTCTGGTCCTGGAGGCCCCGTTTGGGTTGTCCCCTGGTGTAACCCATGGCCCACGTCCATCAGCTGCTGCCCAAGCACTGCGCCTCCACCATCAGCAAAGCCCGGAGCAAGAAGAGCCTCAAGCAACCGCCCAAGAAGGGGGAAGCCGAGAGGGACAAGCCAGGGGCTGAGAGCCACAGGAAGGACCGGACCTTGACCACCAAGTGAGGGCCACCAGGGTGGGCAAGGGGCGGGTGGCCACCAAACGTTGGGGATGGACAGGGGCTGGTGGCCACCAAACGTTGGGGATGGACTGAGGCTGGTGGCCACCAAACGTTGGGGATGGACAGGGGCTGGTGGCCACCAAACGTTGGGGATGGACAGGGGCTGGTGGCCACCAAACACTGGGGATGGACAGGGGTTGATGGGGCTGGTGGCCACCAAACACTGGGGATGGACATGGGCTGATGGCCACCAGATGTTGGGGATGGACAGGGGCTGGTGACCACCAAATGTTAGGGATGGACAGGGGCTGGTGACCACCAAATGTTAGGGATGGACAGGGGCTGGTGACCACCAAATGTCGAGGATGGACAGGGGCTGGTGACCACCAAATGTCAGGGATGGACAGGGGCTGGTGGTCACCAGATGTTGGGGATGGACAGGAGCTGGTGGCCACCAGACATTAGGGATGGACAGGAGCTGGTGGCCACCAGATGTTGGGGATGGACAGGAGGTGGTGGCCACCAGGCATTGGGGATGGACTGAAGCTGGTGGCCACCAGATGTTGGGGATGGACAGGGGCTGGTGACCCCCAAATGTTGGGGATGGACAGGGGCTGGTGGCCACCAGACACTGGGGATAAACAGGGCCTGGTGGCCACCAAACACTGGGGATAGACAGGGCCTGGTGGCCACCAGATGTTGAGGATAGACTGAGGTTGGTGGCCACCAGGCATTGGGGATGGACAGGGGCTGGTGGCCACCAGACTCTGGGAATGGACATGGGCTGGTGGCCACTAAACATTGGGGGTGGACAGGGCCTGGTGGCCACCACGTGTCAGGGATGACCACGGCGTGATGCGAGGCCACGGTGTGACCAAGGGGTTGTCCCCGTGGGGCTGTGGGTGGCTGATGGTTCctgtcccctctccccagcatgGACAAGCTGCACCAAACACTGGCCGAGCTGTCCCTGAGCTTCAACCACGTGCCCAACTTCACCGTCTTCGAGCACACGGTGACACCGGCCGAGTACCTCAGCAGCCACCTGGAGACACGACTCACCAAGTAGGGACCACACCATGGCCACGGCAACGGTGGGACCCCCAACCACGGCGCTGGGACATCCCCTTCCTTGTCCTTGTCCCCATAGGGCCATCGTGGCCATGGCGGGCTACAGCCAGGCCACGCAGGAGGTGGCGCGACCCTCGGAGGTGCTGGTGGGGCTGAGCTCCTACGTGACCTTCATCCAGTCCTTGGGGCACTTCGTGGGCTTGGACACGGGGCGCATCGTCCGCAAcgtcctcctgcagcagacaCAGCCCCGCGACGGCGCCGGTGACCCCACGCTCACCACCATCTACACCAACTGGTGGGTCCTTCCTTGCCCTCGTGGTGCTGGTCTGGAGGTGATGGGGGTCGTGGTGATGTGGGTCATGGTGACCAGTTTGATGGTTACAGCTCGATGGGTTGTGCCAAcgggatgaggttcaacaaggcaaagagCCGGGTCCtgctttgggttgaagggaccttaaagctcctccagctccaaatcctgccatgggcagggacaccttccactagagcaggttgctccaacctggccttgaacactgccagggatgggccacaacaaccccatggaaTGCTCCAGGCTTAGGGAATTGTGGCTGGAAACTGcccatggaaaaggacctggattgatggagctgaacatgagcagcttgtggcCAAGAAGcccccagcatcctggcctggctcagcaccagtgtggcagcagggccagggcagggattgtccccctgtgctgggcactggtgaggctgcacctcgaatcctgtgtcagttctgggcccctcactgcaagagagacattgaggggctggagcggggccagagaagggccccggagctggtgcagggcctggagcacaagtgtgatgaggaacggctgagggacctgggggggtttagtctggagaagagaaggctcaggggggacttatcgctctctgcaactgcctgacaggaggatggagccaggagggggctggtctctgctcccagggaacaagggatgggatggaaacatcctcaagctgcaccaggggaggtttagatggagctgaggaacaattccttccccagagggtgctcaggcattggaacaggctgcccagggcagtgctggagtcaccgtccctgcaagtgttcacaccgTGTAGCCGATGCCCCCAGTGCTGtgggtcagtggtggccttggcagtgctggggatggtTGGACTGGATGCTCTCGAAGCTGTTTCC from Strigops habroptila isolate Jane unplaced genomic scaffold, bStrHab1.2.pri NW_022045610.1_ctg1, whole genome shotgun sequence includes these protein-coding regions:
- the NCKAP1L gene encoding nck-associated protein 1-like; protein product: LRGAVRELEALLRDQPGLLGPKALLVFLALSLCRDEVRWLLRHSEHAPKPKPAEDCTDSHIAELLFLMERLRALVRSRAGLLRRYHLQYLARFDALLLSEVTQNLSVCPEEESIILSSFVSSLSALPVNKDVGDKEQFDFTPLRLDWFRLQAYTSVAKAPLPLGSNPDVGRAMNLIVFHTKLLDSLEELLDEVSDLSDLCFYPRTMEKMFLMTLEEPSMLRYSISFPLLCSHFSHCLHPMCPEEYPQLEAAALGMCNKFLEEMARQASACVLDACAEQHNLSEQLLPKHCASTISKARSKKSLKQPPKKGEAERDKPGAESHRKDRTLTTNMDKLHQTLAELSLSFNHVPNFTVFEHTVTPAEYLSSHLETRLTKAIVAMAGYSQATQEVARPSEVLVGLSSYVTFIQSLGHFVGLDTGRIVRNVLLQQTQPRDGAGDPTLTTIYTNWYLEALLRQASTGAIVLAPSMQAFTTVPHEGEPTFSAAEFSDVSEMRALAELLGPYGMKFLSDNLMWHVGSQVTELKKLVGENMDTLVQLRSSFRKPEEVVALVPRLTSANNVLKRMTIIGEILSFRAMAQQGLREVLSRRCPFLLGPIECLMDAVTPDTDIQVTLSIFELASAAGIPCEVDPALVHVLAGSKTDGPSPEEDYKVACLLLVFVAVSLPLLAADPAATYDPEVDGFPNNIHCLAKAITHLSAALFTVHNKNIETHLKEFLLVASSSLLQLGQDTDRLRVRNRDSIALLLQLIVAESSFLTLDMLESCFPYVLLRNAYREVCRVPPR